The following proteins come from a genomic window of bacterium:
- a CDS encoding pitrilysin family protein, protein MEMCKTLYFGRQPIRIEVDTLEKSGVVVASARDRTARKVSLRLGVRHGWETRKGSGVRHLIEHMIFKGSKSVKNRELVEAIEFDGGNLCAETEREFTVYEVLAPSWISAKKHFSAFADVFLNPSFEGLEKERGVVRVEKKSEFIDDPQGYVQSVVHELLFPDSAMGLPIHGTLENLSRLTKEDLARVHQKYYRNPQRLIIAGSGLVRHEELMELTRHVFGSLRGPRPPAYLGPESVRKLGRQAHGVERQKESSHLLVGFNISPILGSPNDQAAFLLLVSLLSNGMSSHLHQALREERGISYTVEAACEFAKSYALALFEADCDRPEDLDEAERIIRNEIELLQKRRVASRKIRGHRRRLRIEIRDNIDDPSKLSEELFRQVFFGKPEKLYASYHDLRRVTAHDVQRVSKYLDLANYAVVRIEGTKPLDASSAIPSVTTL, encoded by the coding sequence ATGGAAATGTGTAAAACACTGTACTTCGGGCGCCAACCCATCCGCATCGAAGTAGATACGCTTGAAAAAAGCGGCGTTGTCGTGGCATCTGCCCGCGACAGGACCGCGCGGAAGGTTTCCTTGCGCCTTGGCGTGCGCCATGGATGGGAAACCCGGAAGGGGTCCGGCGTTCGGCACCTTATTGAGCACATGATTTTCAAGGGCTCTAAGTCCGTGAAAAACCGAGAGCTCGTGGAGGCTATCGAGTTCGACGGAGGAAATCTTTGCGCGGAGACCGAGAGAGAGTTCACCGTGTACGAAGTTCTTGCTCCGTCATGGATCTCCGCAAAGAAACATTTTTCGGCTTTTGCGGACGTCTTTCTCAATCCATCCTTTGAAGGGCTCGAAAAGGAGCGCGGTGTGGTAAGAGTTGAAAAAAAGAGTGAATTTATCGATGACCCCCAAGGATATGTCCAGAGCGTTGTTCACGAGCTGCTATTCCCGGATAGCGCCATGGGTCTTCCTATTCACGGGACCCTCGAGAACCTTTCCCGCCTGACGAAGGAAGATCTTGCGAGAGTTCATCAAAAATACTATCGCAATCCCCAGCGCCTCATTATTGCAGGCTCCGGCCTTGTCCGCCACGAAGAACTGATGGAACTTACAAGGCATGTTTTCGGTTCTCTGAGGGGTCCACGTCCGCCGGCTTATCTGGGCCCTGAGTCCGTACGGAAGCTCGGACGGCAGGCACATGGAGTGGAGCGGCAAAAAGAATCATCCCATCTTCTTGTGGGGTTCAACATATCGCCAATCCTTGGATCGCCGAATGATCAGGCGGCATTCCTGCTCCTTGTGTCACTTTTGAGCAACGGAATGTCATCACATCTCCACCAGGCGCTTCGCGAAGAGCGGGGCATCAGCTATACCGTTGAAGCGGCGTGTGAATTTGCAAAAAGCTATGCCCTCGCGCTTTTCGAAGCAGATTGCGATCGCCCGGAAGATCTCGATGAAGCGGAGCGGATCATCCGGAACGAAATCGAGCTGTTACAAAAACGGCGCGTCGCGTCTCGCAAGATCCGCGGGCATCGGCGGCGATTGCGCATCGAGATTCGTGACAACATTGACGACCCGAGCAAGCTTTCCGAAGAGCTGTTCCGACAGGTTTTTTTCGGAAAACCGGAAAAGTTGTATGCCTCATACCATGATCTTCGTCGGGTTACCGCACACGATG